In Juglans microcarpa x Juglans regia isolate MS1-56 chromosome 8D, Jm3101_v1.0, whole genome shotgun sequence, the following are encoded in one genomic region:
- the LOC121243399 gene encoding LOW QUALITY PROTEIN: homeobox protein knotted-1-like 2 (The sequence of the model RefSeq protein was modified relative to this genomic sequence to represent the inferred CDS: inserted 1 base in 1 codon) → MEEYHNQLNENSXSKGNFLYVSPVLAANSSSYGRTSSGSNVGNQQTQIPISTFPLQSGGECFQSEAHPIVKTEASTSQHLQTFHYALMRGHPGIQQQQQQGNDCSSTDVEAIKGKIIAHPQYSNLLEAYMDCQKVGAPPEVVARLSAAREEFEARQRSSVTSRETTKDPELDQFMEAYYDMLVKYRDELNRPIQEAMDFMRRIEAQLNMLGNGAVRVFSSDEKGEGVGSSEEDQDNSGGETELPEIDPRAEDRELKNHLLRKYSGYLSSLKQELSKKKKKAKLPKEARQKLLSWWELHYKWPYPSETEKVALAESTGLDQKQINNWFINQRKRHWKPSEDMQFMVMDGLHPQNATLYMDGHFMGDGHYRLGP, encoded by the exons ATGGAGGAATATCACAATCAACTTAATGAGAATT GCTCCAAGGGGAATTTCTTGTACGTGTCACCGGTTCTTGCAGCGAATTCTTCTAGTTATGGAAGAACAAGCAGTGGCTCAAACGTGGGCAATCAGCAGACCCAGATACCCATCTCCACCTTTCCTCTCCAATCCGGTGGCGAGTGTTTTCAATCAGAAGCACACCCGATTGTGAAGACCGAAGCCAGCACTTCACAACATTTACAGACATTTCATTACGCCTTGATGAGGGGGCATCCAGGAattcagcagcagcagcagcaaggGAATGACTGCTCCAGTACTGATGTTGAAGCTATCAAAGGCAAGATCATCGCCCATCCTCAGTACTCTAATCTCTTGGAAGCTTACATGGATTGCCAAAAG GTCGGCGCTCCTCCCGAAGTGGTGGCTCGGCTATCAGCAGCTCGCGAGGAGTTTGAGGCGCGGCAAAGATCTTCAGTGACTTCTAGAGAAACTACGAAGGACCCAGAACTCGATCAATTCATG GAAGCTTATTATGATATGTTGGTGAAATATCGGGACGAACTAAATAGGCCTATTCAAGAAGCAATGGATTTCATGCGTAGGATCGAAGCGCAGCTTAATATGCTTGGCAATGGCGCCGTGCGGGTCTTCTCCTCTG ACGAGAAGGGTGAAGGTGTTGGATCATCTGAAGAGGATCAAGACAACAGTGGTGGAGAAACAGAACTTCCTGAGATTGATCCACGTGCCGAAGACCGCGAACTTAAGAACCATCTGTTGAGGAAGTATAGTGGTTACTTGAGCAGCCTCAAGCAAGAgctttccaagaaaaagaagaaagctaAACTACCCAAAGAGGCCAGACAAAAGCTACTTAGTTGGTGGGAGTTGCACTACAAATGGCCTTATCCTTCA GAGACGGAAAAGGTGGCATTGGCTGAATCAACTGGTTTAGAccagaaacaaataaacaattggTTTATAAACCAAAGAAAACGGCATTGGAAACCTTCTGAAGATATGCAGTTTATGGTGATGGATGGACTACATCCACAGAATGCTACTCTCTACATGGATGGTCACTTCATGGGTGATGGTCATTACCGTTTGGGACCATGa